One window from the genome of Puniceicoccus vermicola encodes:
- a CDS encoding IclR family transcriptional regulator has protein sequence MRKINFKYEMEKRNTIPAVDKSMKLLTVLAESDESWSSAQLARKLDISPSTCYRILQTLVGRNWLRLTPNGNFTFSAGILPLLKPLSDYQRLFESLGAPLRGLVSQTGLTAKISVKEGDSASTVYRVESPRPLAPSFKLGGSFSLSYGSSGACLLAGLEDEEIQRIVEESSDEVWTYQQPEDVWQRVQSVRSQGFCSDPGLYQPSVFGISAPIQNQNDSYFAALSLIGWEADFMEGKREELETLVLQCARECSEALGNKAVA, from the coding sequence ATGAGAAAAATTAATTTCAAATATGAAATGGAAAAGCGTAATACGATTCCCGCTGTCGATAAATCGATGAAGCTGCTGACCGTTCTCGCGGAGAGTGACGAGTCGTGGAGTAGTGCGCAGCTGGCGCGGAAATTGGATATTTCACCTTCGACCTGTTACCGGATTCTCCAAACCCTGGTCGGTCGGAACTGGTTGCGATTGACGCCCAATGGAAACTTTACCTTTTCGGCGGGGATCTTGCCTCTCTTAAAGCCCCTTTCCGACTATCAGCGACTCTTTGAGAGCTTGGGCGCGCCACTCCGCGGGTTGGTGTCGCAGACTGGGTTGACTGCCAAGATTTCGGTGAAAGAGGGTGATTCAGCCTCCACCGTCTATCGTGTGGAGTCACCTCGGCCGTTGGCTCCGAGTTTCAAGCTGGGGGGATCCTTCTCGCTATCTTACGGATCGAGTGGTGCCTGTCTGCTGGCAGGATTGGAAGATGAGGAAATTCAGCGAATCGTCGAAGAGAGTTCTGACGAAGTATGGACTTATCAGCAGCCAGAGGACGTTTGGCAGCGGGTCCAATCGGTGCGTTCGCAAGGCTTTTGCAGTGATCCCGGACTGTACCAGCCATCGGTCTTTGGAATTTCGGCTCCGATCCAGAATCAGAATGACTCCTATTTTGCCGCGCTTTCCTTGATCGGTTGGGAGGCGGATTTTATGGAGGGGAAGCGGGAGGAATTGGAAACCCTCGTCCTCCAATGTGCGCGGGAGTGCTCCGAGGCTCTGGGAAACAAGGCGGTAGCCTAA
- a CDS encoding SDR family NAD(P)-dependent oxidoreductase, translated as MKNTSFSLEGRTALVTGSSRGIGRAIAIGLAQCGARLVLHGIRRSDNVQGVIDEISALGGKASFIAGDLSGDGAGAALAKRVLEEVGTVDVVVLNASIQIKKDWKEHTAEDSALQMRTNFQSSLELLQTLVPGMEERGWGRILAVGSVQQSNPHPMMLPYAASKCAQMSLVTSLAKELAPSGITVNNLAPGVILTDRNTEALSNAEYEKQVLEKIPVRFFGESEDCVGIAQLLCSDAGRYITGQNIYADGGMSL; from the coding sequence ATGAAGAATACCTCATTTTCATTGGAAGGGCGTACGGCCCTCGTAACCGGATCTTCCCGTGGAATCGGCCGGGCGATTGCGATCGGACTGGCCCAGTGTGGTGCCCGATTGGTCCTCCACGGGATCCGCAGGTCGGACAATGTGCAAGGGGTGATCGATGAGATCTCGGCCCTCGGGGGCAAAGCCTCTTTTATTGCGGGAGACTTGAGTGGGGATGGGGCTGGAGCAGCCTTGGCGAAGAGGGTTCTCGAAGAGGTGGGGACGGTTGATGTCGTCGTCTTGAATGCCTCGATCCAGATCAAGAAGGATTGGAAAGAGCACACTGCGGAAGACTCGGCGCTTCAGATGCGGACCAATTTTCAGTCCTCCCTCGAGCTCCTTCAGACCCTTGTTCCCGGTATGGAAGAACGCGGCTGGGGACGGATTCTTGCAGTTGGGAGTGTGCAACAATCGAATCCGCATCCGATGATGTTGCCCTATGCGGCTTCGAAGTGTGCCCAGATGAGTTTGGTGACAAGTTTGGCCAAAGAATTGGCTCCATCCGGCATTACCGTGAACAATTTGGCGCCGGGAGTGATCCTCACGGATCGCAATACGGAAGCGCTCTCAAACGCCGAATACGAGAAGCAGGTTCTGGAAAAGATCCCGGTACGCTTCTTCGGTGAGTCGGAGGACTGTGTCGGCATCGCCCAGCTTCTCTGTTCCGATGCCGGCCGTTACATCACCGGCCAAAATATTTATGCCGACGGAGGGATGTCCCTCTAA
- a CDS encoding RraA family protein produces the protein MSVNDYKKEVEMMNLEKLIEDRELVTIEPFPIPAKELLARFEDLYTGAVNDVLREFCLLDQALPGHIVPLREYRTVAGLAFTVKSAPNVKITGEMTYRTEMLGELGEDAFVVWDTTKDEKATLWGGVMTATAKGLKVKAACIDGGIRDTHQILEADFPVFYKYRISNGSLGRCLITHYQIPIKIGDVDVQPGDVVLGDIDGVLVVPRKIAYDVLLRAEEIKRNEKEIFGWVAEGQSIQEITEKGGYF, from the coding sequence ATGTCCGTGAATGACTACAAAAAAGAAGTCGAGATGATGAATCTCGAGAAGTTGATCGAAGATCGCGAGTTGGTGACGATTGAGCCATTTCCGATCCCCGCCAAAGAGCTCTTGGCCCGTTTTGAAGACCTCTACACCGGAGCCGTTAACGATGTGCTGCGTGAATTTTGTCTCCTCGACCAGGCCCTGCCGGGTCATATTGTGCCACTCCGTGAATACCGAACCGTCGCGGGGTTGGCCTTCACGGTGAAGAGCGCCCCCAATGTGAAAATCACCGGGGAGATGACCTACCGCACCGAGATGCTTGGGGAGCTGGGCGAGGACGCATTTGTGGTTTGGGATACGACCAAGGATGAAAAAGCGACTCTCTGGGGTGGGGTGATGACCGCCACCGCCAAGGGCTTAAAAGTGAAAGCTGCCTGCATCGATGGAGGGATCCGCGATACGCATCAAATTCTCGAAGCGGACTTTCCGGTCTTTTACAAGTATCGCATTTCCAATGGGAGCCTCGGTCGGTGCTTGATCACCCACTACCAGATTCCGATCAAAATTGGTGATGTCGACGTGCAACCTGGCGACGTGGTTCTCGGGGATATCGACGGCGTTCTCGTGGTTCCCCGCAAAATCGCTTACGACGTCCTATTGCGGGCCGAGGAGATTAAGCGGAACGAGAAGGAGATTTTTGGCTGGGTGGCCGAAGGGCAAAGCATCCAGGAGATTACCGAGAAGGGCGGCTATTTTTAA
- a CDS encoding mannonate dehydratase, with protein MILADFLPAEPDRSWKLAQQVGVTHAIVKAAPELTGLQAPDDLDALRTVQKRFADAGFQLIGMEGDQFDMQRIKLGREGRDEDLEKYCQMLRNMGELGISLLCYNFMATIGWFRTQVKVPARGGAWTNRFVLSEVEPGDVPQEDQVTEEKLWENYRYFIKAVMPTAEAAGVSMGLHPDDPPLSPLRGVGRIFSSPDGFAKAMELSDSPSHGITFCQANFVAMGADLPKCIERFASRIKFIHFRDVKGSAEDFEETFHDNGPTDMAEVIRLYAAAGLDAPIRVDHVPTMEGEDNRNHGYAVLGRLFALGYLKGILDTHRIPYR; from the coding sequence ATGATCCTCGCTGATTTTCTACCCGCTGAACCGGACCGTTCCTGGAAATTAGCCCAGCAGGTTGGGGTGACTCATGCGATTGTTAAAGCGGCCCCGGAGCTAACTGGTCTTCAGGCTCCCGATGACCTCGATGCCCTGCGAACCGTGCAGAAGCGTTTTGCCGACGCAGGTTTTCAGCTTATCGGAATGGAGGGCGACCAGTTTGACATGCAGCGCATCAAGCTGGGCCGGGAGGGACGCGATGAGGACTTGGAGAAATACTGCCAGATGCTGCGGAATATGGGTGAGCTGGGAATTTCTCTGCTTTGCTACAACTTCATGGCGACAATCGGATGGTTTCGGACTCAGGTGAAAGTTCCGGCCCGCGGGGGAGCCTGGACGAACCGCTTCGTTCTGTCTGAAGTGGAACCTGGCGACGTACCCCAAGAAGATCAGGTCACCGAGGAGAAGCTCTGGGAGAATTATCGCTATTTTATTAAGGCAGTGATGCCTACTGCGGAAGCGGCAGGCGTCTCCATGGGCTTGCATCCTGACGATCCTCCCCTGAGTCCACTTCGTGGAGTGGGTAGGATCTTCTCTTCTCCCGATGGATTTGCGAAGGCGATGGAGTTGAGTGACAGTCCCTCGCACGGAATTACCTTTTGTCAGGCCAATTTCGTCGCGATGGGGGCTGACCTTCCCAAGTGTATCGAGCGGTTCGCATCTCGAATCAAGTTCATCCACTTTCGGGATGTGAAGGGTTCGGCTGAAGACTTTGAAGAGACCTTTCACGACAACGGTCCGACCGACATGGCCGAAGTGATTCGCCTTTACGCCGCAGCGGGTCTCGACGCGCCGATCCGGGTCGACCATGTCCCAACCATGGAGGGCGAGGACAACCGCAATCACGGCTACGCGGTGTTGGGGCGATTATTTGCCCTTGGCTATCTGAAGGGAATTCTGGACACCCACCGGATCCCATATCGCTAG
- a CDS encoding LLM class flavin-dependent oxidoreductase — translation MTQHLQYSLLDLVPVIQGGSASDSFRNALDLARHAEASGYSRFWVAEHHNIPGVACAATSVLMTYLAGGTEKIRIGSGGVMLPNHAPLLIAEQFGTLESLFPGRIDLGLGRAPGGDTPTMRAMRRNRDNVDHFPHSVQELQGYLGDRVAGQEVHAIPGEGTKVPLYLLGSSTYSAQLAAKLGLPFAFASHFAPDHLGEALRLYRKYFESSDQCSTPYVMVAVNILAADERAEAERLERGLHQQFLNMVRGRRQEMAPPPDQLGWAKWEEAEVRRMTRYSAVGVADEVRDQLVSILEDTQADEIVATAQAYDHERRVRSFQIAADVLAGLTVAA, via the coding sequence ATGACGCAACACCTTCAGTATTCTCTTCTCGATCTAGTTCCTGTGATTCAGGGCGGGTCTGCCTCGGACTCTTTTCGGAATGCTTTGGATTTGGCCCGGCATGCGGAGGCATCGGGATATTCACGGTTCTGGGTGGCCGAGCACCATAACATCCCCGGGGTGGCCTGTGCGGCGACCTCTGTGTTGATGACCTACCTTGCCGGGGGGACGGAGAAGATTCGCATTGGCTCCGGAGGAGTGATGTTGCCGAACCATGCTCCCTTGTTGATCGCCGAACAATTTGGGACGCTCGAATCCCTTTTTCCGGGAAGAATCGATTTGGGCTTGGGGCGCGCACCGGGTGGAGATACTCCGACGATGCGTGCGATGAGACGCAACCGCGATAACGTCGATCATTTTCCCCATTCGGTCCAGGAATTGCAGGGCTACTTGGGAGATCGGGTCGCTGGACAGGAAGTGCATGCGATACCGGGAGAGGGGACAAAGGTGCCTCTCTATTTGCTCGGTTCGAGCACCTACAGCGCGCAACTCGCGGCGAAATTGGGTCTTCCTTTCGCGTTTGCCTCCCATTTCGCGCCGGACCACCTCGGAGAAGCCTTGAGGCTCTATCGGAAATATTTCGAGTCCTCGGATCAGTGCTCTACGCCGTATGTCATGGTGGCCGTCAATATTCTGGCGGCTGACGAACGTGCCGAAGCGGAGCGTTTGGAGCGAGGGCTGCACCAACAGTTTCTGAACATGGTTCGCGGACGACGCCAAGAGATGGCCCCTCCACCGGATCAGCTTGGATGGGCAAAGTGGGAGGAGGCCGAAGTGAGGCGGATGACGCGTTATTCCGCCGTCGGCGTCGCCGACGAAGTTCGCGATCAGCTCGTGTCCATTCTCGAAGATACGCAGGCGGATGAAATTGTCGCCACCGCCCAAGCCTACGATCATGAACGGCGGGTTCGCTCCTTTCAAATCGCGGCAGATGTTTTGGCCGGACTGACGGTTGCCGCATAA
- a CDS encoding cupin domain-containing protein: protein MLKYSVLLACLASLLHGEESHSVEPAIQKEVLVQSSESWDGQSLPAYPTEEPQISVVRFIIPPNSQLPMHKHPAINAGVLVKGTLTVISETGDEKLLEEGDALIELVNAWHYGRNDGDVPAEIVVVYAGVKGQPLAVLREQK, encoded by the coding sequence ATGCTCAAGTACTCAGTCCTTCTCGCCTGTCTTGCTTCTCTCCTTCATGGGGAGGAGTCTCATTCGGTTGAACCTGCCATTCAAAAAGAGGTTCTCGTGCAATCCTCGGAATCCTGGGATGGGCAATCACTCCCCGCATATCCAACCGAGGAACCGCAGATTAGTGTTGTCCGCTTCATCATTCCGCCGAATTCCCAGTTGCCTATGCACAAGCATCCGGCAATCAATGCCGGTGTGTTGGTCAAAGGGACGCTCACGGTGATCTCGGAGACCGGCGACGAGAAGCTCCTGGAGGAGGGGGACGCGTTGATCGAGCTCGTCAATGCCTGGCACTACGGGCGTAACGACGGAGACGTTCCGGCGGAGATTGTAGTCGTTTATGCCGGGGTGAAAGGTCAGCCTTTGGCGGTTCTGAGGGAGCAGAAGTAG
- a CDS encoding PEP-CTERM sorting domain-containing protein: MNIRSYPLFLSSALFLAVGTVSHAAVLVGELVNGSPYRENTVFDLSEYGTSDWAYWNTTASSLASGSPTNEMNGGSMIGDISVIGSGSLRGSKASTKPAASYSFTNGTSPVSGTVQQPSGLFSKSLTSDGSGVSLAIILVEVRTYEIYLWTGAYNVSVGTLSAKFKGKENPTFVNSEITAGTGTKAIFLYRLTVTPDQAGDELIVDVVNTDSGGGNAHILLSGAAVSAVPEPSSAGLWILGFTLAYFVSARRRRGPRA; encoded by the coding sequence ATGAATATTCGAAGTTACCCGCTCTTTCTTTCATCAGCACTCTTTCTCGCCGTCGGAACCGTTTCTCATGCGGCAGTATTGGTTGGAGAACTGGTGAACGGCTCTCCCTACCGGGAGAATACGGTTTTTGATCTTTCTGAGTATGGAACCTCAGATTGGGCTTATTGGAATACGACCGCCAGTTCGTTAGCGTCCGGATCGCCGACTAATGAAATGAACGGAGGCAGCATGATCGGCGATATTTCGGTCATTGGTTCGGGAAGCCTTCGCGGTTCAAAAGCATCGACAAAGCCCGCTGCCTCTTATTCGTTTACGAATGGAACGAGTCCGGTTTCAGGAACGGTTCAACAACCGAGCGGGCTGTTTAGCAAAAGTCTGACTAGCGATGGTTCGGGAGTCAGTTTAGCGATCATTCTAGTGGAGGTGCGGACCTACGAGATTTATCTCTGGACGGGGGCCTATAATGTTTCTGTGGGTACTTTGAGTGCTAAGTTTAAGGGGAAAGAGAACCCTACTTTCGTGAACTCAGAGATTACCGCTGGGACGGGGACTAAGGCGATTTTTCTTTATCGGTTGACGGTGACTCCCGATCAAGCCGGCGATGAATTGATTGTCGATGTCGTCAATACCGATTCGGGTGGAGGTAACGCGCATATTCTTCTGAGTGGTGCGGCAGTATCAGCCGTTCCCGAACCCAGCTCGGCAGGCCTTTGGATTCTCGGTTTCACTTTGGCCTATTTCGTCTCCGCTCGGAGACGGAGAGGGCCTCGCGCTTAG
- a CDS encoding Gfo/Idh/MocA family protein, translating into MAQKTVVESNKTIRFALVGCGSIAKTQIKALRELSPLAELVCICDRIPERAEALAQEFGLESIEFETACGDPEIDAITFCTPSGVHAGQAVEALEAGKHVVVEKPMDVTVEACEKLKAAADRSGKQFAVISQHRFDPASKTVSQAIVERKLGDLVFAEARIPWYRTQEYYDSGDWRGTWELDGGGCLMNQGIHTVDLMLWLAGPVKRVFARMKTVAHERIEVEDLITVQVEFASGMMGSLIASTALYPGYPISLGLFGTTGSAVIEGDELETLAIQGEETIRGDGANAHAVQVATGGTRSATNEAEKPSDSVWKWGDAHREQFREFVECIHSGAKPTVTAEDGLAAVRFIKSCYESAQKGDWIELGG; encoded by the coding sequence ATGGCCCAAAAGACTGTCGTTGAATCGAACAAGACCATCCGCTTCGCTCTCGTGGGCTGCGGATCGATTGCCAAAACCCAGATCAAAGCGTTGCGGGAGCTTTCTCCTCTGGCTGAGTTGGTCTGCATCTGCGACCGGATTCCTGAGCGGGCAGAAGCCTTGGCCCAAGAGTTTGGTTTGGAATCGATTGAGTTTGAGACCGCTTGTGGAGATCCGGAGATTGATGCGATTACCTTTTGCACGCCGTCCGGCGTCCATGCGGGTCAGGCGGTTGAGGCTCTTGAGGCGGGAAAGCACGTGGTCGTGGAGAAGCCGATGGATGTGACGGTGGAGGCTTGTGAAAAGTTGAAAGCTGCGGCGGATCGGTCGGGCAAGCAGTTTGCCGTAATCTCGCAGCATCGCTTCGATCCAGCTTCCAAAACTGTAAGTCAGGCGATCGTCGAGAGGAAATTGGGAGACCTGGTTTTTGCCGAAGCCCGGATCCCGTGGTATCGAACGCAGGAATACTATGACTCCGGCGACTGGCGGGGCACTTGGGAACTCGATGGGGGCGGATGCCTCATGAATCAAGGGATTCACACCGTCGATCTGATGCTTTGGCTCGCCGGACCGGTAAAGCGGGTGTTTGCCCGGATGAAAACCGTAGCTCACGAAAGGATTGAGGTCGAAGACTTGATCACGGTTCAGGTTGAATTTGCGTCTGGGATGATGGGATCCCTCATCGCCTCCACGGCGCTCTACCCAGGTTATCCCATTTCCTTGGGATTGTTTGGCACGACGGGTTCAGCGGTCATTGAAGGGGATGAATTGGAAACCTTGGCCATTCAGGGTGAGGAGACGATCCGCGGAGACGGGGCCAATGCCCATGCGGTTCAAGTCGCAACCGGGGGAACCCGCTCAGCCACGAATGAAGCGGAGAAGCCCAGTGATTCCGTATGGAAATGGGGCGATGCGCACCGGGAGCAGTTTCGGGAGTTCGTCGAGTGTATCCATTCGGGGGCGAAGCCAACTGTGACTGCGGAAGACGGTCTCGCCGCCGTACGATTTATCAAATCCTGTTACGAGTCGGCTCAGAAAGGGGACTGGATCGAGCTAGGAGGCTAG
- a CDS encoding polysaccharide deacetylase family protein, which produces MKPWLLIQTLAIKILAICLILEGTFTITGWLLFFGAGGFVVLHLLHPRLQGLCDVTSRFITDAPEVWLTIDDGPSPEDTPQILDLLDKYNAKATFFVVGEPAESHPELIRQVLARGHEIGTHTYTHPVASFWFAGASRTQSEVEKCHKLLQGLGANLRWFRAPVGIKNFWLRRTLREHGLHCVSWSIRSGDSFSRSPESVTSRILSKLRPGAILLLHEGSSLTESIRVHAIAQVLQALQERGYRCVLPGERAVNRLSTNGLRIRAGSNQA; this is translated from the coding sequence GTGAAACCCTGGCTCCTCATTCAGACCCTCGCCATCAAGATCTTAGCGATTTGCCTGATTTTAGAGGGGACTTTCACCATCACCGGATGGCTTCTTTTTTTCGGGGCTGGTGGGTTCGTCGTCCTCCATCTGCTCCATCCCCGACTGCAGGGGCTCTGCGATGTCACGTCCCGCTTTATCACCGACGCACCCGAAGTGTGGCTGACGATCGACGATGGTCCCTCTCCGGAAGACACGCCTCAGATCCTGGACCTACTCGATAAATACAACGCCAAGGCCACTTTCTTCGTGGTCGGGGAACCGGCCGAAAGCCATCCTGAACTGATCCGGCAAGTGCTAGCCCGTGGTCACGAAATCGGCACGCACACCTATACGCATCCAGTCGCCAGTTTCTGGTTTGCAGGAGCGTCTCGGACTCAGAGCGAGGTGGAAAAATGCCACAAACTTCTCCAAGGCCTGGGAGCGAACCTTCGTTGGTTTCGCGCTCCTGTAGGCATCAAAAATTTCTGGCTTCGGCGCACTCTTCGTGAACATGGGCTCCACTGTGTGTCTTGGTCCATTCGTAGCGGCGATAGCTTTTCTCGTTCTCCCGAATCGGTAACCTCGCGCATCCTTTCCAAACTGCGGCCAGGAGCGATCCTACTCTTGCACGAAGGTTCTTCCCTCACAGAATCGATTCGAGTTCACGCCATCGCCCAAGTCCTTCAGGCCCTGCAAGAGCGCGGCTATCGCTGTGTCCTGCCTGGTGAGCGAGCCGTAAATCGGCTCTCGACGAACGGTCTTCGCATCCGAGCAGGAAGCAACCAAGCCTGA
- a CDS encoding phosphatase PAP2 family protein, with the protein MESVKWKQRFTRLMLWKALGTSLAIFLFFVAYFYLLDHPAYPVREAPLLPIDGKLPILDWSALVYFSLWIYISLPAGFMINLRAMSHYLLGATVMALVGLSFFYFFPTSVPNTPADWTHYPLLEFLKSKDHSGNACPSLHVAYAVFAASWLHEILRISGTGPIPKGINIIWCVAIVLSTLTTRQHVWIDVLSGIFLALVVSPLNLWWAHRRKVIL; encoded by the coding sequence ATGGAATCCGTCAAATGGAAGCAGCGTTTCACCAGGCTCATGCTCTGGAAGGCGCTAGGAACTTCTCTCGCGATCTTCCTCTTTTTTGTCGCCTACTTCTATCTCCTGGATCATCCGGCCTACCCAGTCCGGGAGGCCCCTCTACTGCCGATTGACGGGAAACTCCCGATTCTCGACTGGAGCGCCTTGGTCTATTTCTCTCTCTGGATCTATATCTCCCTTCCGGCGGGCTTCATGATCAATCTGCGGGCAATGAGCCATTATCTGCTGGGGGCGACGGTCATGGCCCTCGTCGGCCTCAGTTTCTTCTATTTTTTCCCGACCTCAGTCCCCAACACGCCAGCGGACTGGACTCATTATCCGCTGCTCGAATTCCTCAAATCGAAGGACCACTCTGGCAATGCTTGTCCGTCTCTGCACGTGGCCTATGCGGTCTTTGCCGCATCCTGGCTCCACGAAATTCTCCGAATTTCCGGCACTGGCCCCATTCCAAAAGGAATCAACATCATCTGGTGCGTGGCGATTGTCCTCTCCACCCTCACCACCCGACAACATGTCTGGATCGATGTATTGTCTGGAATATTCCTGGCTCTCGTCGTTTCTCCTCTCAATTTGTGGTGGGCACACAGGAGAAAGGTGATTCTGTGA
- a CDS encoding LacI family DNA-binding transcriptional regulator — translation MSNIYQVAERAGVSPKTAARILAGQSLRSKSRDRVLEAARELGYVRNQQAANLRNGSSSMIGVVVPNIDNPFYGAVIQSMHDAFLERGFAIQVASSFGDSREEARALQTLQSYRVDGIFFSASEHPMSSESRKICSQMIHQGKPVVLGGVIENLVDGAEVVQLRNEEAVRKAIRYLVAQGHRRIGFLGGLAASRTVQARLEGYREGMAESDCPIQERFTIYAEGGPKSVLSQMLALLKNESTDERPTAFFAANDIIAISALKAFRELSLRVPEDIAIVGFDGIDLGELVTPSLTTLHQPMDTIARDVAELFESRVRGVPLTREISLIYEPELILRGSA, via the coding sequence ATGAGTAATATCTACCAAGTCGCGGAACGAGCAGGAGTCTCCCCAAAGACGGCTGCCCGTATTTTGGCCGGACAATCCCTCCGGTCCAAAAGTCGCGACCGGGTGTTGGAAGCTGCCCGAGAACTGGGCTATGTGCGCAACCAGCAGGCAGCGAATTTGCGCAATGGATCTTCCTCAATGATTGGAGTCGTTGTGCCCAATATCGACAATCCTTTTTACGGAGCGGTGATCCAATCTATGCACGATGCCTTCCTTGAGCGCGGTTTTGCGATTCAGGTAGCTTCAAGCTTTGGCGATTCACGAGAAGAGGCCAGGGCTCTGCAAACGCTGCAGTCTTATCGCGTCGATGGGATATTTTTCAGTGCCTCTGAGCATCCGATGAGTTCCGAAAGTCGAAAAATTTGCTCCCAAATGATCCATCAAGGTAAGCCCGTGGTTCTTGGAGGAGTTATTGAGAATTTGGTCGATGGGGCGGAAGTTGTTCAACTTCGCAACGAGGAAGCCGTCCGGAAGGCCATTCGCTATTTAGTCGCTCAGGGGCATCGGAGAATCGGATTCCTTGGGGGGCTCGCTGCGAGTCGTACGGTTCAGGCCCGGTTGGAGGGCTACCGCGAAGGTATGGCCGAGTCAGACTGTCCAATCCAAGAGAGGTTCACGATCTACGCCGAGGGAGGCCCAAAGTCTGTTCTCTCCCAGATGTTGGCCCTGCTAAAGAATGAGTCCACTGACGAGCGGCCCACCGCGTTCTTCGCTGCGAACGACATTATTGCCATCTCCGCTCTCAAAGCCTTTCGAGAGCTCTCCCTAAGAGTCCCGGAGGACATTGCCATCGTCGGGTTTGATGGAATTGATCTGGGCGAACTGGTGACTCCCTCCCTGACCACTCTCCACCAACCAATGGATACGATCGCCCGTGACGTTGCGGAATTGTTTGAATCCCGCGTTCGTGGAGTTCCACTTACCCGAGAGATTTCCCTGATCTACGAGCCCGAATTGATCCTCCGGGGTTCCGCCTGA
- a CDS encoding LacI family DNA-binding transcriptional regulator: MDCPTSVTVTAFSEMVGKSSSNSRKAASLRQVAEEVGVSRMTVSRAFKKDSSIKAELREKILKTASDLGYAPDKMVSELMTRFASRRPIHYQETFAALWWPERWAGVNSNHGFDADIYDGLQEGSKIHGRGIDHFVLNPEMTPQVIMEILEARNIQGVIITPPTSSEARVPQLEWKNLSSVFVGSSLREPAFHRSQTSHYNAMSQALERLQQSGFSRPCLLLRSDLEMRMLRAYSAAFLAWDHPAEHIWQPPQREADGLSSWLQKVNPDVIIADSDPWFELIPKAVRERGFLSLGVHDRSGSISGIYQNTAQMARGAIDLLVRARLSHETGIPEAPILLLTSGVWIEGQTLPARPLPV, from the coding sequence ATGGATTGCCCAACATCTGTTACTGTCACAGCGTTTTCTGAGATGGTCGGTAAGTCCTCATCCAATTCACGCAAGGCGGCCTCCCTCCGTCAAGTCGCCGAGGAGGTCGGAGTGTCCCGAATGACCGTCTCTCGTGCCTTCAAGAAGGATTCGTCCATCAAGGCTGAGCTGCGCGAAAAAATTCTCAAAACGGCGAGCGACTTAGGATACGCTCCGGACAAGATGGTCAGTGAACTCATGACCCGTTTTGCCAGTCGGCGCCCCATCCATTACCAGGAGACCTTTGCCGCTCTCTGGTGGCCAGAGAGGTGGGCCGGAGTGAATTCGAATCATGGATTTGATGCGGATATCTATGACGGTCTTCAAGAAGGCTCAAAAATACACGGGCGAGGAATCGACCACTTCGTCCTCAACCCAGAGATGACCCCTCAAGTCATCATGGAAATCCTCGAAGCCCGGAATATTCAAGGAGTGATCATTACCCCGCCCACTTCCTCCGAAGCTCGAGTTCCTCAGCTCGAGTGGAAAAATCTCAGTAGTGTATTCGTCGGGAGTTCTCTCCGTGAGCCCGCCTTTCATAGATCCCAAACCAGCCACTACAATGCAATGTCTCAGGCTTTAGAGAGACTCCAGCAATCTGGGTTCAGCCGCCCCTGCCTTCTGCTCCGAAGTGACCTTGAGATGCGGATGCTTCGCGCTTATAGTGCCGCCTTCCTGGCGTGGGATCATCCGGCCGAACATATCTGGCAACCCCCTCAGCGAGAGGCCGACGGACTCAGTTCATGGCTTCAGAAGGTCAACCCAGATGTGATCATTGCCGACTCGGACCCTTGGTTCGAGCTCATCCCCAAAGCGGTCCGAGAAAGAGGCTTTTTATCCCTAGGGGTTCACGACCGTTCAGGAAGTATTTCAGGGATCTATCAGAATACGGCTCAAATGGCCCGGGGAGCAATCGACTTGCTCGTCCGCGCCCGCCTTTCCCATGAGACGGGAATCCCCGAGGCTCCGATTCTCCTCCTGACCTCTGGTGTTTGGATCGAAGGCCAAACACTGCCGGCCCGCCCCCTCCCCGTTTAG